A genomic segment from Limosilactobacillus sp. encodes:
- the pepT gene encoding peptidase T, producing MAIEKYEGLLPRFLKYVKVETRSNPASTTIPSDPKETAFLNDLADELKQIGLENVHINQQSSYLMATIPSNLDYAVPVLGLIAHIDTADFNAHNVNPQIVEDYDGHSDIQLDQDGQYKLTVDAFPSLQKYAGNTLITTDGSTLLGADDKSGVAEIVTMADYLMKHPEVKHGQIQIGLGPDEEIGTGADHFDVQDFGADFAYTVDGGPLGELEYETFNAAQAEIEIAGNDVHTGVAKGTMVNAIQVAIDLHDSLPTHDRAERTDGRQGFYHLYKFNGTVDHASMVYLIRDHDKQIFEERKHLLERIVAGLNDELGSDRVQMKLYDQYYNLKDALKDHMDVVEIAKHAMENLGIKPDIYPVRGGTDGSTISYMGLPTPNLFAGGENMHSRFEYVSLQTMEKALDTLLEINRLNVEENK from the coding sequence ATGGCAATAGAAAAATATGAGGGCTTACTGCCACGCTTTTTGAAGTACGTAAAAGTGGAGACGCGTTCCAACCCGGCGTCGACGACGATTCCGTCCGACCCCAAGGAAACGGCCTTCTTAAATGACCTGGCGGACGAACTGAAGCAGATCGGTCTGGAAAATGTCCACATTAACCAGCAGAGTTCCTATTTGATGGCGACGATTCCGTCCAACCTGGACTATGCAGTCCCGGTATTGGGCCTGATCGCTCACATTGACACGGCGGACTTCAACGCCCACAACGTCAACCCGCAGATCGTTGAGGACTACGACGGCCATTCAGACATTCAACTGGATCAGGATGGTCAATATAAACTGACTGTAGATGCCTTCCCGTCCCTTCAAAAGTACGCCGGCAATACCCTGATCACGACCGACGGTTCCACGCTGCTGGGTGCCGATGACAAGTCCGGGGTGGCCGAGATCGTAACGATGGCCGACTATTTGATGAAGCATCCCGAGGTCAAGCACGGCCAGATCCAGATTGGCCTGGGCCCCGACGAGGAAATTGGGACCGGTGCCGACCACTTTGACGTCCAGGACTTTGGCGCCGACTTTGCCTACACCGTCGACGGGGGTCCGCTGGGTGAGCTCGAATACGAGACCTTTAACGCCGCCCAGGCTGAAATCGAGATTGCGGGGAACGACGTCCATACCGGGGTGGCAAAGGGAACGATGGTCAACGCCATCCAGGTGGCCATCGACCTCCACGACAGTCTGCCAACCCACGACCGGGCAGAACGGACTGACGGTCGGCAGGGCTTCTACCACCTCTACAAGTTCAACGGGACCGTTGACCACGCCTCGATGGTTTACCTGATCCGGGACCACGACAAGCAGATCTTCGAAGAGCGCAAGCACCTGCTCGAACGGATCGTCGCCGGCTTGAACGATGAGCTCGGCAGCGACCGGGTCCAGATGAAGCTCTACGACCAGTACTACAACTTAAAGGATGCCTTGAAGGACCACATGGACGTGGTAGAGATCGCCAAGCACGCCATGGAAAACCTGGGGATCAAGCCGGACATCTACCCGGTCCGGGGTGGCACGGATGGCTCAACCATTTCCTACATGGGCCTGCCGACGCCAAACCTCTTCGCTGGTGGGGAGAACATGCACAGTCGCTTCGAGTATGTTTCCCTGCAGACGATGGAGAAGGCCCTCGACACCCTGCTGGAGATTAACCGGCTCAACGTTGAGGAAAACAAGTAA
- a CDS encoding YjzD family protein: MNFLSRNIVAAFWALILGEVLAYITSQLEGMTPDYTMVGILAVVFCLISVNAINAITGSADPAKDKAEKK, encoded by the coding sequence ATGAACTTTTTATCACGGAACATCGTGGCCGCTTTTTGGGCCTTGATTCTCGGTGAAGTGTTAGCTTACATCACCAGTCAGCTCGAAGGCATGACGCCCGACTACACTATGGTTGGGATCCTCGCCGTTGTCTTCTGCCTGATCTCCGTTAACGCAATCAATGCAATCACTGGCAGCGCTGACCCAGCAAAGGACAAGGCTGAAAAGAAGTAA